The genomic DNA AAAAACTATTGAAACTATATATCCATTAGGGTATAAGGACCATATGTTACCTCAAAACAGTTTAGATGCTAGTAATGACGATGGAGAAACAGTTTTAAAAAATTGGCCAGTTCGTGGTTTATACCAACCAGATGCAATTACTTACGTAAATATTTTAGGTACAGATTATATTATTTCTGCTAACGAAGGTGATGCAAGAGAATATGATGGTTCACCAGGTTATATAGGAGAAGAGCGTATTAAAGATTTAAATTTAGACCCAACAGCTTTTCCTGCTATAGAGAATTTTCAGGATGATGCTAATTTAGGTCGTTTAAAAGCTATGATTTCTGAAGGTGATACAGATAACGATGGCGATTACGATGTGTTATACTCTTATGGCGCACGTTCTTTTACAATTTGGAATGGAAATGGAGCTAAGGTTTACGATAGTGGTAATAGTATAGCAACAGAAACACTAGCAGCAACACCAGCTAATTTTAATGATGGTGATGGTAGAAGTGATGATAAAGGAGCAGAGCCAGAAAGTGTAGAGGTTTTAAACTTGGGTAACCAACGTTATATTCTTTTTGTAGGCTTAGAAAGAACAGATCAAATTATGGTTTACGATATTACAAATCCTGCTGCTCCAGTATTTTTAACTATCTTATCTCATAGTGGAGATGAAGCACCAGAAGGATTATTAATTGTGCCAGCAATAAACAGTCCAAATGAGAGAGACTTGCTAATAGTCTCAAATGAAGATAGTGGTACTGTAACTATTTACGAAAACCAACAGTAAAATTAATAATCAAAATAATAAAATGCTTTGTCTTAAATATTTAGGCAAAGCATTTTTTGATTTAAATACTTATAAAGATTAAAAAAATGTGTATTTTATCTTAAACTAAACATTACCTTTGCAGCCGCTTACAGGATATGTAATGCAGACTAAAACATAAATTATGAGTAATATAGTAGCTATAGTAGGAAGACCAAATGTTGGAAAATCAACATTCTTTAACCGTTTAATACAACGTCGTGAGGCGATTGTAGATGCCGTTAGTGGAGTGACTAGAGATCGCCATTATGGTAAAAGTGATTGGAATGGAAAAGAATTCTCCTTAATAGATACTGGAGGTTATGTTAAAGGAAGTGACGATATTTTTGAAGCCGAAATAGATAAACAAGTAGAGTTAGCTATTGAAGAAGCAGATGCTATAATTTTTATGGTAGATGTAGAAGCTGGAGTTACAGGAATGGATGAAGATGTTGCTAGACTATTACGAAAAGTAACAAAACCAGTTTTTTTAGTTGTAAATAAAGTCGATAACGGAAAAAGAGCAGAAGATGCAGTAGAGTTTTATAGTCTTGGTTTAGGAGATTATTTTACAATAGCAAGTATAAACGGAAGCGGTACAGGAGATTTACTAGACGCATTAGTTGAAGCCTTACCAGAACAGGAAGAAGAAGAAGAAAAAGACGAGTTGCCACGATTTGCTGTAGTTGGTCGTCCTAATGCAGGTAAATCATCATTTATTAATGCTTTAATAGGAGAAGATAGATATATTGTTACAGATATTGCAGGAACCACTCGTGATGCTATAGATACAAAGTATAACCGCTTTGGTTTCGATTTTAATTTAGTTGATACTGCAGGAATTAGAAAAAAATCTAAAGTAAAAGAAGATCTAGAATTTTACTCTGTTATGCGTAGTGTTAGAGCTATAGAACATAGTGATGTATGCTTATTAGTTGTAGATGCAAATAGAGGTTTCGATGGGCAAGTACAAAACATTTTTTGGTTAGCCGAAAGAAATAGAAAAGGTATTGTAATACTAGTTAATAAATGGGATTTAGTAGAAAAAGACAATAAAACTACTAACGAATTTGAAAAATATATTCGTTCTCAAATCGAACCATTTACAGATGTGCCAATTGTATTTATCTCTGCGCTTACAAAGCAACGTATTTATAAAGCAATAGAAACAGCTGTTGAGGTTTATAAAAACCGAAGTAAAAAAATTAAAACAAGTGTTTTAAATGATACTTTACTACCAATAATAGAAAATTATCCACCACCAGCATATAAAGGTAAGTTTGTAAAAATTAAATACATAATGCAACTACCTACACCACAACCACAATTTGCATTTTTCTGTAATTTACCGCAATACGTTAGAGAACCTTACAAGCGTTTTTTAGAAAATAAATTACGTGATTTATTTGATTTTGAAGGTGTTCCGGTAAGTGTATATATGCGTAAAAAATAAATAAAAGGGTTAGGTTAAGTAACAAAAAGAATTAAAGAACTAACAGGTTATGCATTCAAAAGTAAAAAACTTGTTTACTTTTACGTTTCATGTTATTTAAAAATAAAACAGTATTACTAACAGCATTAGCATTAGTTGCTATTTGTATGTCTTGGGCTCAAAATAATCCGCCAGAAATTATAGCTGCGGGAAATATAAATTATTGTCCAGGATCAAATGTACCTATAGTTTCTAATGTGTCTATAACCGATCCAGACGCCGGAGATACAACTTTAGATGTAGTCGTTATTCAAATTTCTCAAGGTTACAGTCAAGGAGAAGATGTTTTAATGTTAAGTAACTTACAACCAAATATTATAGCAACTTGGTCTGCTATTCAAGGAGAGCTTACACTATCAGGAACCGCATCATTTTCAGAATACGAGACAGCAATTTTAGCTGTGGTTTTTCAAACATCTCAAACCAGTTTTAATGAAGATAAAACCATATCCATTAACTTAGGTAACGCTAATTATTTACCTTCAACAGGACATTATTATTTTTATGTTTCTAATGAAGGAATTCGTTGGGACGATGCTAAAACTGCTGCCGAAAATCAAACTTTTTTTGGTTTACAAGGGTATTTAGCAACAATAACAACTGCTGAAGAATCTCAACTTGCAGGAGAGCAAAGTCCAGGTACAGGCTGGATAGGTGCTAACGATGTAGATAATGAGGGCGAATGGAAATGGGTTACTGGTCCAGAAGCTGGTACTGTGTTTTGGATTGGTAATTTTAATGGTTCTACACAAAACAATGCGTTTAGTTTTTGGAATAATGCAGAACCTAACAATTTTGGAGGTAACGAGCATTACGCACATATTACAGATCCCAGTATTGGTAATCCTGGCTCTTGGAACGATTTACCAATTGCTGGAGATGTAGTAGGAAGTCCTTATCATCCTCAAGGTTATTTAGTAGAATTTGGTGGTATGCCAGGCGATGCACAAGTAAACTTATCTGCAAGCACAACTATTGTTACACCTAAAATACTTGGAATAAGTACTCTTGAT from Lacinutrix sp. 5H-3-7-4 includes the following:
- a CDS encoding choice-of-anchor I family protein — protein: MKYFKPTTLALIALLSFSCQDDDDTTIVTEPVNTEVNFQYKTTINVGGEASAEISAFDSSTNKLFVTNVESNEISIYNISDLDTPVQETSISLNAFGVPNSVSVSNGKLAIAVEANVKQNPGKILVYNTTDATLINEYTVGALPDMVTFSNNGNLIVSANEGEPNADYTVDPMGTISIIDLNDDSITTLDFTSFNTQEETLKSQNFRVFGPNASLAQDVEPEYITISDDSQTAWVSLQENNGIAKVNLVTKTIETIYPLGYKDHMLPQNSLDASNDDGETVLKNWPVRGLYQPDAITYVNILGTDYIISANEGDAREYDGSPGYIGEERIKDLNLDPTAFPAIENFQDDANLGRLKAMISEGDTDNDGDYDVLYSYGARSFTIWNGNGAKVYDSGNSIATETLAATPANFNDGDGRSDDKGAEPESVEVLNLGNQRYILFVGLERTDQIMVYDITNPAAPVFLTILSHSGDEAPEGLLIVPAINSPNERDLLIVSNEDSGTVTIYENQQ
- the der gene encoding ribosome biogenesis GTPase Der, with the protein product MSNIVAIVGRPNVGKSTFFNRLIQRREAIVDAVSGVTRDRHYGKSDWNGKEFSLIDTGGYVKGSDDIFEAEIDKQVELAIEEADAIIFMVDVEAGVTGMDEDVARLLRKVTKPVFLVVNKVDNGKRAEDAVEFYSLGLGDYFTIASINGSGTGDLLDALVEALPEQEEEEEKDELPRFAVVGRPNAGKSSFINALIGEDRYIVTDIAGTTRDAIDTKYNRFGFDFNLVDTAGIRKKSKVKEDLEFYSVMRSVRAIEHSDVCLLVVDANRGFDGQVQNIFWLAERNRKGIVILVNKWDLVEKDNKTTNEFEKYIRSQIEPFTDVPIVFISALTKQRIYKAIETAVEVYKNRSKKIKTSVLNDTLLPIIENYPPPAYKGKFVKIKYIMQLPTPQPQFAFFCNLPQYVREPYKRFLENKLRDLFDFEGVPVSVYMRKK